The Neorhizobium sp. NCHU2750 genome contains the following window.
TCTTTGTTGGCCATGTCGATCTGCTTGGTCAGGGATTCTTCTTTCTGCTTCAGCGCCTCCAGCTGGTTGCGCGCCAGGATCTTGGACTGTTCGAGCGCCGTCACATCCGATTGCATCGAGCGCAGGCGGCTGTCGAGCAGGGCCTGCTCGTTGCGCATCAGCTGCGCGATGGCCGGCTGCGCTGCCCGCTCCGTCAGCTCCCGCGGGAAATTGATCTTGGTGGCACTGGCAAGCATCGCATCGACACGCGCCTGGCGGGCGATAAGCCCGGTCCGCTCGGCATCGAGTTCGCGCATCGATCCCTGGTTCACCAGGGTTTCCCGCTGCACTTCCATGATCTTCGGATCGACGCTGCCGCTGCCGCCGGCCATGCTCAATGCCTGCGTCACCGTCAGGCCCGGCAGATAGTTGAACTTGCCGGGCGTCGCCACCGCGCCGGTCACGAAAAACGGCCTGTAGCTCGAAATCTCGATCGAGGCATTCGGCTTCTTCTGCAGGCCGATCTGCTGCTGCAACTGGTCGCCGATAATGTCGCCGACTTCCTCCGGCGTCTTGCCCGCAACCGGGATCGTCCCGACGATCGGCAGCGACAGCGTGCCGGAGGCCGAAACGGTGAATTCCCCCGTCAGAGGTACCCATTCATAGGCGACGCCGGCGCTCGGGCGCCACTCGAACACCCGGATCTTGAGCACATCCATGGGGCCGAGCAGGTAGGTGGAAGCCTGCGCAACCGAGAAGGTCGATGCGAACGCGCCGATTGCCAGCAGCAGGGCACGCGGCGCGTAAAGTGAAGCTATCCTGCGACGGCGGCGGAGTGCCGTTTCAGAAGAGGGTTGACCATGCGTCACGTCGCTATGCTCCTTCGCTTGTCGATTTCTCCAGGCGCCCCATGTCGATTGACTTGCGTCATGCGATCTGCGCCGGGCGAATGGCCGGCGGCGGTTCGGTTCCGAGCGCCTTGTAGGCGAATGCACTGAATTTGCGGATGAAAACCGGCGTGGCGAAATCCGCCGCCCGCGTCACGGCATCCGACGGATCGAGATCCATCCGCTCCAGCCGCTCGCAGGCATCGATCAGCGCCTCGATCGACTGGTCCTTGAAGAACACCCCGGTCTTTCCGTCGATCACCGTTTCGGTCGCCCCGCCGCGCCCGAACGCGATCACCGGCCGTCCGCTCGCCATTGCCTCGAGCGGAACGATGCCGAAATCCTCCTCGCCCGGAAAGATCAGCGCCCGGCAGCGGGCATAATGATACTTCAGCACGTCGAATGACTGTGATCCGAGGATCGTCACCGTCGGGCCGGCAATCTTGCGAAGATAATCCAGCATCTCGCCGCCGCCGATGACAACCAGCTTCTTCTTCGTCAGGTTGAACGCTTCGACCGCGAGATCCGGTCGTTTGTAGCCCACCAGTTCGCCGACCATCAGGTAGTAATCGCCGACTTCGGCGGTCGGCACCGGCCGGAAGGCCTGGGTGTCGACCGGCGGATGGATGACGTCGGCATCTCGCCGGTAATAGCTCCTGATCCGGTTCGCCACGGTCACCGAATTGGCGGCGAAATGGTCGACGCGGCTTGCCGTGCCGATATCCCATGCCCGCAGCCGATGCGCCAGCGGCGGCATCATCAGCCGGGTCATGATCCCCGACTTGCGATAGTATTCATGGTACATGTTCCAGACATACCGCATCGGCGAATGGCAGTAGCAGATATGCACTGCCGGCGAGTTCGGAATGACGCCCTTGGCCGGGCCGGATTCGCTGCTGATCACTAGGTCGTATTGGCTCAGATCCAGCTGCTCCAGCGCCATCGGCATCAACGGCAGGTATTTCTTGTACATCCTCTTTGCATAGGGCAAAGAATTGATGAATGTCGGATAGATCGTGTGCGAATTGATAGCAGCCGATATTGAATCCTTGTCATACACGTGAGTGTAGATGTCTGCCTGCGGATAAATCTTGCAGATTGCTTCGAGGACTTTTTCACCGCCCCGCATGCCAACAAGCCAATAGTGTATGATTGCAACGCGCATGAGTAACCTCGTGAGAGATGTTATATTCACGAAATGCGTTATCGTCTGCTGACCGAGATTTTATATTCAGGCTATTGATTTGTTCCAAAGAAGAACTAAGCGAGAACGGCCCGAATAGCCTATATAAAGACTGTCTGTAAGGTGTGCCAATTTTAGGTAGACTACAAGCAATAAATATATTGTCAAACTTTTAACCATTTGTTAGCAATAATTAACAGTGCAAGCAGTGCAGTAAGATACGCTGATCTTAGATCACATTTGCTGACATGGAGTGCGTCGATGGGTGACGTTAATGTAAACGCTGGCGAAGCTGGCGTTCAGCGACTGTTCGTGCCTGAAAATGCAAAACTGAGAACGTCCCCGAGACTGTCATCTTTTGCAAAACGATCCCTGGACCTTTTTGTCTGCGTGGTCGCCCTTTTTGTCCTTTCGCCGCTGATGCTGATCACGGCATTGATGCTGCTTATCATTCAGGGAAAGCCGATCTTCATCGCTCACCGGCGTATTGGTCGGCGTGGCGCCTCGTTTCCCTGCCTGAAATTCAGGACGATGGTAAATAATAATCAGGTGTTGCTTGAGAAATACTTGGCGGCCAATCCGTCCGAGCGTGCCGAATGGCTCGCCACCCGCAAGCTCAGGAACGATCCCCGCATCACGCCTTTCGGGATATTCCTGCGCAAAAGCAGCATCGACGAGCTGCCCCAGCTGATCAACGTGCTCGTCGGACACATGAGCATTGTCGGCCCGCGGCCGATCGTGCAGAGTGAGGTCGAGTTCTATGGCCAGCACTATGCCGATTACATGCGTGTCCGCCCTGGTCTCACCGGGCTCTGGCAGGTCAGTGGGCGCAGCGATACCGATTTCAACAAGCGGGTTCTTCTCGACGCTCACTATGTCACGAACCGCAGTCTGATGGGTGACATCGTCATCATCGCCAAGACAGTTCCCGCAGTATTGAAGGCACGCGGAAGCTACTGAACCGTGATCGGCCCGACACGCGGATCGATAGTCTGAATATATACTTAGATTTCACGCAGTACTTGAAGAAATACACTCCCGTCGGGAACCGGATGAGCCGGGGCCATATGAGCCAGCGGAAGCGAACGAGGCCCTCGGGGGTGGAATTGCGAAAGGACGCATGGGGCCTGCCGGCACCCGCTTCCGTCGGAATGGATCCGACATGGTGACCGGCACGGCCTCTGCAGGGGTGGCGTTACGCCAGCCGCGCTACACGGGTGTCATGGACTGCAGCGGAGTAAGGCATGATCTTGAATATGCTCGATCTGGTAAAGAGTACGTGTCGAGATGGAAGTATTGCAGATCGTTGCTCTGTCTATTCTTCATCGGTCCTTCATCCGATCCTTGAAGCGATGACGCGCGTCTCGATCGTGGGGTCATCGCCGGCTGTACCCGTCCTCGCGTTTGCCGCGCGTGAACTCGAATCCGTGCTGAAATTCGTTCCAAGTGCCGTCATGGCACGCAATGTCCGCAAGCGAAGCGGGATCAGCCGATGAGCCTTGGTCGCCCCTTTGCCGTCAATGGCCGCTTCCTCACCCAGACCCCGACCGGTGTGCAGCGCTATGCCCTGAACGTGCTGAAGGCAATGGATGACGCCGCGGGTATCGGTTCGCCCATGCCGCTTCTGGTGCCGCAGGGGGCTGACGATCCCGAACTCGCATCGCTGGAACTCTTCGAAGTGGCAAGCCCGTTGAAGGGGCATGCCTGGGAACAGCTGGTTCTGCCGCGGCGCTGGCAGGGCCCTTTGCTCAACCTGTGCAATACTGCACCGGCGCTGAAGGCAGACCAGATCGTCTGCATCCACGACGGCAATGTGTTTGCCGCCCCCGAGAGCTACAGCCGGGCATTCCGCACCGTCTACTCGACCCTGCATCCGATGCTGGCCAAGCGCGCCGCAAGGATTACCACCGTATCGCATGCCTCGGCCCGTCAGCTCGCTCGCTACCTGCCGATCCGCGCCGCCGATATCGCGGTTCTGCCCAATGGCCATGAACACGTCTTCAGCTGGAATGCCGCCGCCGCGCAGGTGGCGCCGCCCATCGTTGATGCCATTCTGACCCGCTCACGCCGCTATGTCTTTGCCCTCGGCTCCCGTGCCCGCCACAAGAACCTGGCGCTGCTGTCGAAGATTGCCGCCGATCTCGACGCTCTCGGCATCGATATCGTCGTGGCCGGCGGCGATTCCGGCATTTTCAGCGAAAGCATCACCGAGAACCATGCCAACATCATCATGGCGGGCCGCGTTTCGGATGATGATCTGGCCTATTTTCTGCAGCATGCCCTGTGCCTTGCCTTTCCCTCGCTGAACGAAGGCTTCGGCCTGCCGATCGTCGAGGCCATGGCGCTTGGCTGCCCGGTCCTGTCGTCCTCCCATTCCAGCATGGCGGAGGTCTGTGGCGATGCGGCACTTCTTGCCTCTCCCTTCAACCCGGCGCAGTGGTTGGCACATATCAAGACGCTCGCCGCCTCGGCCGATCAGGCAGAAGACCTGCGTGGTCGTGGTCGCGAGCAGGTCAAGCAATTTTCCTGGGCGAAGACCGCCGACGGATACCGGCAATTGCTGGAGGAGCCGAAG
Protein-coding sequences here:
- a CDS encoding polysaccharide biosynthesis/export family protein, which translates into the protein MTHGQPSSETALRRRRRIASLYAPRALLLAIGAFASTFSVAQASTYLLGPMDVLKIRVFEWRPSAGVAYEWVPLTGEFTVSASGTLSLPIVGTIPVAGKTPEEVGDIIGDQLQQQIGLQKKPNASIEISSYRPFFVTGAVATPGKFNYLPGLTVTQALSMAGGSGSVDPKIMEVQRETLVNQGSMRELDAERTGLIARQARVDAMLASATKINFPRELTERAAQPAIAQLMRNEQALLDSRLRSMQSDVTALEQSKILARNQLEALKQKEESLTKQIDMANKDLSSVNKLVSQGLTVSTRALGATQNVADLESRNLDVSLAILTTQQDLTKLDQDEQAVSEKYKASALTEAADLRDRIAANDEKTKTAQALMLNIQMRVPAAISAMNAEGRPRTITKISRTVNGTAETLVVKDDDLVQPGDVIRVEPQLDVSSTAVSTTQ
- a CDS encoding glycosyltransferase, whose protein sequence is MRVAIIHYWLVGMRGGEKVLEAICKIYPQADIYTHVYDKDSISAAINSHTIYPTFINSLPYAKRMYKKYLPLMPMALEQLDLSQYDLVISSESGPAKGVIPNSPAVHICYCHSPMRYVWNMYHEYYRKSGIMTRLMMPPLAHRLRAWDIGTASRVDHFAANSVTVANRIRSYYRRDADVIHPPVDTQAFRPVPTAEVGDYYLMVGELVGYKRPDLAVEAFNLTKKKLVVIGGGEMLDYLRKIAGPTVTILGSQSFDVLKYHYARCRALIFPGEEDFGIVPLEAMASGRPVIAFGRGGATETVIDGKTGVFFKDQSIEALIDACERLERMDLDPSDAVTRAADFATPVFIRKFSAFAYKALGTEPPPAIRPAQIA
- a CDS encoding sugar transferase, whose product is MGDVNVNAGEAGVQRLFVPENAKLRTSPRLSSFAKRSLDLFVCVVALFVLSPLMLITALMLLIIQGKPIFIAHRRIGRRGASFPCLKFRTMVNNNQVLLEKYLAANPSERAEWLATRKLRNDPRITPFGIFLRKSSIDELPQLINVLVGHMSIVGPRPIVQSEVEFYGQHYADYMRVRPGLTGLWQVSGRSDTDFNKRVLLDAHYVTNRSLMGDIVIIAKTVPAVLKARGSY
- a CDS encoding glycosyltransferase, translated to MSLGRPFAVNGRFLTQTPTGVQRYALNVLKAMDDAAGIGSPMPLLVPQGADDPELASLELFEVASPLKGHAWEQLVLPRRWQGPLLNLCNTAPALKADQIVCIHDGNVFAAPESYSRAFRTVYSTLHPMLAKRAARITTVSHASARQLARYLPIRAADIAVLPNGHEHVFSWNAAAAQVAPPIVDAILTRSRRYVFALGSRARHKNLALLSKIAADLDALGIDIVVAGGDSGIFSESITENHANIIMAGRVSDDDLAYFLQHALCLAFPSLNEGFGLPIVEAMALGCPVLSSSHSSMAEVCGDAALLASPFNPAQWLAHIKTLAASADQAEDLRGRGREQVKQFSWAKTADGYRQLLEEPKRRLAPSVVVRPPATKIAVAIATRSRPTVVSETVRHLLATQMHAPDAVIVSCVERADAGDLVDDGRVTILTGKMGSSVQRNNALDHLPSGIDVVVFLDDDFVADPKWLSTALQVFTDESRVVGFTGRVVADGIKGPGIPFGEAVRLVAAAPVTADAHWERPFSPYGCNMAFRVSAIGNTRFDERLVLYGWLEDRDFGASLARKGGDLVKCADAYGVHMGVKVGRTSGRRLGYSQVINPLYLRRKGTMTTKQAIGQIWRNMSMNVAKSLRPEPFIDRRGRVMGNIAALSDILRGRVNPENAALLETQPAKLEKLGGGVVR